One segment of Candidatus Limnocylindrales bacterium DNA contains the following:
- the topA gene encoding type I DNA topoisomerase translates to MAAKNLVVVESPAKAKTLARYLGRDYEVKASVGHLVDLPKNKLGVNVDGDFEPDYEVIRGKGKVIKELKSAASGKDRIYLAPDPDREGEAIAYHIAQHVVPKSFRGKVHRVLFNEITKSAVQSAIKNPVEIDEHKFEAQQARRVIDRLVGYQISPLLWDKVRRGLSAGRVQSVAVRLIVEREREIQGFQAIEYWQITAKVAPGKTGNGQFEARLVEVDGRKIDLKSVRAADGSGDGAASKAFYIADEKQARELEARFRAATEWKVLDVKKSERQRRAAPPFITSTLQQEASRKHGFQPRRTMSAAQRLYEGIELGDAGITGLITYMRTDSTRVSAEAQAAALSYIRSTFGDAYAPETPNTFRQKKGAQDAHEAIRPTSLEFPPDRVRQYLPPDELRVYTLIWNRFLASQMSAARYDQTSVDIEAAGGRFRASGQVIKFDGFLRVYEEGRDTPEESEEAEGLLPELRQGQLLDLRELLTTQHYTQPPPRFTQASLIRELEEQGIGRPSTYATIMSTILGREYVKQDDNKRLLPTELGILVTDLLVEAFPDILNVEFTAGLEDELDEVEAGKKGWLDTTKHFYTPFRADLERARVEMRDVKREVTETELPCPNCGKRLVVKWGRNGEFVACPAYPECKFTANFTRKEDGSIELEEPETTEEVCEKCGAPMRYKFSKFGRFLGCSAYPECKNVKSANQPIPIGVACPAVLGGCGEGEMVQKTSRRGKIFFSCNRYPKCKFALWDKPVPVPCPECEAPVVVEKTTKRAGTVRRCAREGCGYMESLDEGMSLQE, encoded by the coding sequence ATGGCAGCCAAAAACCTCGTCGTCGTCGAATCGCCCGCCAAGGCCAAGACCCTGGCGCGCTACCTCGGCCGCGACTACGAGGTGAAAGCCTCGGTCGGCCACCTGGTCGACCTTCCCAAGAACAAGCTCGGCGTGAACGTCGACGGCGACTTCGAGCCCGACTACGAGGTCATCCGCGGCAAGGGCAAGGTCATCAAGGAACTGAAGAGCGCCGCCAGCGGCAAGGACCGCATCTATCTGGCGCCCGACCCCGACCGCGAAGGCGAGGCCATCGCCTATCACATCGCCCAGCACGTGGTGCCGAAGAGCTTCCGCGGCAAGGTGCACCGCGTCCTGTTCAACGAGATCACCAAGTCGGCGGTCCAGTCCGCCATCAAGAACCCCGTGGAGATCGACGAGCACAAGTTCGAGGCCCAGCAGGCGCGGCGCGTCATCGACCGTCTGGTGGGCTACCAGATCTCTCCGTTGCTCTGGGACAAGGTCCGGCGCGGGCTGTCGGCCGGGCGCGTGCAGTCGGTGGCCGTTCGCCTGATCGTCGAGCGCGAGCGCGAGATCCAGGGCTTCCAGGCGATCGAATACTGGCAGATCACCGCCAAAGTGGCGCCCGGCAAAACCGGCAACGGGCAATTCGAGGCGCGCCTGGTCGAGGTCGACGGGCGCAAGATCGATCTGAAGAGCGTGCGTGCGGCCGACGGCAGCGGCGACGGCGCCGCCTCCAAGGCCTTCTACATTGCCGACGAGAAGCAGGCTCGCGAGCTCGAGGCGCGGTTCCGCGCCGCCACCGAGTGGAAGGTCCTCGACGTCAAGAAGAGCGAGCGCCAGCGCCGCGCCGCGCCGCCGTTCATCACGTCCACGCTGCAGCAGGAGGCGTCGCGCAAGCACGGCTTCCAGCCGCGGCGCACGATGAGCGCCGCGCAGCGCCTGTACGAAGGCATCGAGCTCGGGGATGCCGGCATAACCGGCCTGATCACGTACATGCGCACCGATTCCACGCGCGTCTCGGCCGAGGCGCAGGCCGCGGCGCTGTCGTACATCCGCTCCACTTTCGGCGACGCCTACGCGCCCGAGACGCCCAACACGTTCCGGCAGAAGAAGGGCGCGCAGGATGCGCACGAAGCGATCCGGCCCACGTCGCTCGAGTTCCCGCCCGATCGCGTGCGCCAGTATCTGCCGCCCGACGAGTTGCGCGTCTACACGCTGATCTGGAACCGCTTCCTGGCGAGCCAGATGTCGGCAGCGCGCTACGACCAGACCAGCGTGGACATCGAAGCGGCCGGCGGTCGCTTCCGCGCCAGCGGCCAGGTGATCAAGTTCGATGGCTTCCTGCGTGTCTATGAGGAAGGGCGCGATACGCCCGAGGAGAGCGAGGAGGCCGAGGGCCTTCTGCCGGAGCTGCGCCAGGGGCAGCTCCTGGACCTGCGCGAGCTGCTGACCACGCAGCACTACACGCAGCCGCCGCCGCGCTTCACGCAGGCCTCGCTGATCCGCGAGCTCGAGGAGCAGGGCATCGGACGCCCGTCGACCTACGCCACGATCATGTCGACGATCCTCGGGCGCGAGTACGTCAAGCAGGACGACAACAAGCGGCTGCTGCCGACCGAGCTCGGCATCCTGGTGACCGATCTGTTGGTGGAGGCGTTTCCCGACATTCTCAACGTCGAGTTCACCGCCGGGCTGGAGGATGAGCTGGACGAGGTCGAGGCCGGCAAGAAAGGCTGGCTCGACACCACCAAGCACTTCTACACGCCGTTTCGCGCCGACCTCGAGCGCGCGCGCGTCGAGATGCGTGACGTCAAACGCGAGGTCACCGAGACCGAGCTGCCCTGCCCGAACTGCGGCAAGCGCCTGGTGGTCAAGTGGGGACGCAACGGCGAGTTCGTCGCGTGTCCGGCCTATCCGGAGTGCAAGTTCACGGCGAACTTCACGCGCAAGGAAGACGGTTCCATCGAGCTCGAGGAGCCCGAGACGACCGAGGAGGTGTGCGAGAAGTGCGGCGCGCCGATGCGCTACAAGTTCTCCAAGTTCGGCCGCTTTCTCGGCTGCTCGGCGTATCCGGAATGCAAGAACGTCAAGTCCGCCAATCAGCCGATACCGATCGGCGTGGCCTGTCCGGCCGTGCTCGGCGGATGCGGCGAAGGCGAGATGGTGCAGAAAACGTCGCGCCGCGGGAAGATCTTCTTCAGCTGCAACCGCTATCCCAAGTGCAAGTTCGCGCTGTGGGACAAGCCGGTGCCGGTGCCCTGTCCGGAGTGTGAGGCGCCGGTGGTGGTGGAGAAGACGACGAAGCGCGCGGGGACTGTGAGGCGATGTGCTCGAGAGGGTTGTGGGTACATGGAGTCCCTCGACGAGGGCATGTCGCTTCAAGAGTAG
- the trmFO gene encoding methylenetetrahydrofolate--tRNA-(uracil(54)-C(5))-methyltransferase (FADH(2)-oxidizing) TrmFO, giving the protein MNKKNIRIVGGGLAGSEAAWQLARRGVECELWEMRPERGTEAHQTSMLAELVCSNSLRDDSEMTAVGVLKRELRAMGSLIMRVADEVRVPAGSALAVDRVLFAEKITAAIQALPQVTIRRGEVTSIPDDGLTILATGPLTSPALSEELGRYVGSRHLYFYDAISPILTAESVDMDVAFRASRYGRGSDDYVNCPMDREQYEKFVADILAAETMPLKSFERCIYFEGCMPIEEMARRGRDTLAFGPMKPVGLENPRTGRRAHAVVQLRQDDVEGRLLSMVGFQTKMTYPEQRRIFRTIPGLERAEFVRLGSLHRNTYIDSPASLTPLLALRARPDVMVAGQLVGVEGYVESTATGLLAGMYAAALARGQQPIAPPPTTAVGSLIAYVTDPQRRDFQPMNANYGLFPPLPRRLHGRDKKEALSRRAAVDLDAWMAAVEADFSPAACAAGPI; this is encoded by the coding sequence ATGAACAAAAAGAACATCAGGATTGTTGGTGGCGGCCTTGCCGGCAGCGAGGCTGCCTGGCAGCTCGCGCGGCGCGGCGTGGAGTGCGAGCTCTGGGAGATGCGGCCGGAGCGGGGGACCGAGGCGCATCAGACGTCCATGCTGGCCGAGCTGGTCTGCTCCAATTCCCTTCGTGACGATTCGGAGATGACCGCGGTGGGTGTGCTCAAGCGCGAGCTTCGTGCGATGGGCTCGCTGATCATGCGCGTGGCCGACGAGGTCCGCGTGCCGGCGGGATCGGCACTGGCGGTGGACCGGGTGCTGTTCGCCGAAAAGATCACGGCGGCGATCCAGGCGCTGCCGCAGGTCACGATCCGGCGCGGCGAGGTCACGAGCATCCCCGATGACGGGCTGACCATCCTTGCCACCGGCCCTCTGACCTCTCCGGCGCTGAGCGAAGAGCTCGGACGCTACGTCGGCAGCAGGCACCTCTACTTCTACGACGCCATCTCCCCGATCCTGACCGCCGAGTCCGTCGACATGGACGTGGCGTTTCGCGCCTCGCGCTACGGGCGGGGCAGCGACGACTACGTCAACTGCCCGATGGACCGCGAGCAGTACGAGAAGTTCGTCGCCGACATCCTGGCGGCCGAGACGATGCCGCTGAAGAGCTTCGAGCGCTGCATCTACTTCGAGGGCTGCATGCCGATCGAGGAGATGGCGCGGCGCGGCCGCGACACGCTGGCGTTCGGGCCGATGAAGCCCGTGGGCCTGGAGAATCCGCGCACGGGCCGACGCGCGCACGCAGTCGTTCAGCTGCGGCAGGACGACGTGGAGGGACGGCTGCTGAGTATGGTCGGCTTCCAGACCAAGATGACCTACCCCGAGCAGCGCCGGATCTTCCGCACCATTCCCGGTCTGGAGCGCGCCGAGTTCGTGCGGCTGGGCAGCCTGCATCGCAATACGTACATCGACTCGCCGGCGTCGCTGACGCCGCTTCTGGCGCTGCGCGCGCGTCCCGACGTCATGGTGGCCGGGCAGCTGGTGGGCGTGGAGGGATACGTCGAATCGACGGCCACCGGGCTGCTGGCCGGGATGTATGCGGCGGCGCTGGCGCGGGGACAGCAGCCCATCGCTCCTCCGCCGACGACCGCCGTGGGCTCGCTCATCGCGTACGTCACCGACCCTCAGCGCCGCGATTTCCAGCCGATGAACGCCAACTACGGGCTTTTTCCTCCGCTGCCGCGCCGCCTGCACGGCCGCGACAAGAAGGAAGCCCTGTCACGCCGGGCCGCGGTCGATCTCGACGCGTGGATGGCCGCCGTGGAAGCGGATTTTTCGCCCGCGGCGTGCGCGGCAGGCCCGATCTAG
- a CDS encoding HU family DNA-binding protein: MTKQDLVEAVAKKTGMSKRSAAGALDACLFGIAKAIKKDKRLAISGLGTFTVRKRKARMGRNPKTGEQMMIGASKTVGFKPAQSLKRSL, translated from the coding sequence ATGACCAAGCAGGACCTCGTCGAGGCCGTTGCCAAGAAGACCGGCATGTCCAAGAGAAGCGCCGCCGGCGCTCTCGATGCCTGTCTGTTCGGCATCGCCAAGGCGATCAAGAAGGACAAGCGTCTGGCCATCTCCGGCCTCGGGACGTTCACCGTGCGCAAGCGCAAGGCACGCATGGGCCGCAATCCCAAGACCGGCGAGCAGATGATGATCGGCGCGAGCAAGACGGTCGGCTTCAAGCCGGCACAATCGCTCAAGCGTTCACTCTAA
- the glnE gene encoding bifunctional [glutamate--ammonia ligase]-adenylyl-L-tyrosine phosphorylase/[glutamate--ammonia-ligase] adenylyltransferase, giving the protein MVAAASTRLQALLERVRDPALAAPLEHAVENAPSPVHAVGAFERLLDEGGETAFRNWPAQEWANLAIVCGSSPSMARWLVARGPAWPAAAAAYHDALPSFEELSRRAAVADEDSATVLARKLRQLASAEMYRIGARDLLGIATLDETLTSLTRLADVTLELAVTHHRKLLARSGGDVKKSDGTPVGFVVIGMGKLGGHELNFSSDIDLVYLYETDQVAQDSPPARQFFTRLATAVTRAMSENLADGHVFRVDLRLRPEGINGEAVTTVDAAVLYYEGWGDTWERGALAKARPVAGDRKLGQSYIDELEPFIYRRHLDFQTIEDIRNMKDRIDAELILLAPGTRNVKIGRGGIRELEFVAQVLQLIHGGHAPAVRGAGTRAAIAALEKEGFLSSEEARDLLSAYTFLRNVEHAIQIEEKRQTQTLPQTEEGLRWLARRLGYGTGRRGAPGARDDRGEPLDEIAAFEHDWDRHTRRVHELFVRFLELRIEGAPRQRAADPVSLAVLGQISEGHFEEAGALLARMGIPGGEQAAHNLARIYRGRLRGPASPQRRRAVEALAPALLDAVARSSDPERALDGLVEFLIRTGAHTSYLALLGSSPKTMEILVSLFASSPYLAGHLVGHPELLDSMVRADAASAEATTGRLEQALEAMLPADRADEEAVMAALRRFRIGELLRVGLNDLSGTLDTDAVHRSLSTIAEVSLSASAELARTLVQRRMPGPWQRLTLAVIGMGKLGAREMSYGSDLDLIFVYDSGSGGYDADAHVLATKWVQKLISLLSSRTRDGVVYEVDARLRPSGRSGPLVTSLERFLEYHSGEADLWERQALIRARVVYCSASPHAPSSLAPAIEEAMARRIWSEGLDEAGMREIADLRARVENELAGEGRSRFNIKTGRGGIVDVEFLVQMLQLRYGHDHEEVRQRSTLDAIDALRRIGALGEADAEELARHYRFLRRLEARLRLERDRPVEEIGTEAAALAPLATRLGIEQDDPGAALLDAYTATREAVRAIYDRHFSSSR; this is encoded by the coding sequence TTGGTTGCCGCAGCTTCCACCAGACTGCAGGCGCTCCTCGAGCGCGTCCGCGACCCCGCACTGGCGGCGCCGCTCGAGCACGCTGTCGAGAACGCCCCGTCGCCCGTCCATGCAGTCGGCGCGTTCGAGCGCTTGCTCGACGAAGGCGGCGAGACGGCGTTCCGGAACTGGCCGGCGCAGGAATGGGCGAATCTCGCGATCGTCTGTGGATCGAGCCCTTCAATGGCGCGGTGGCTGGTCGCTCGTGGGCCGGCATGGCCGGCGGCCGCTGCTGCCTATCACGACGCGCTGCCTAGCTTCGAGGAGTTGTCGCGTCGCGCGGCCGTGGCCGACGAGGACAGCGCCACGGTTCTGGCGCGCAAGCTGCGCCAGCTCGCGTCCGCCGAGATGTATCGGATCGGCGCCCGCGACCTGCTCGGCATCGCCACACTGGACGAAACACTGACGAGCCTGACCCGTCTGGCCGACGTGACGCTCGAGCTCGCGGTGACGCACCATCGCAAGCTCCTTGCGCGGTCCGGCGGCGACGTGAAAAAGAGCGACGGCACGCCGGTCGGCTTCGTCGTCATCGGCATGGGGAAGCTCGGCGGGCACGAGCTCAACTTCAGCTCCGACATCGACCTGGTGTACCTCTACGAGACCGACCAGGTCGCGCAGGACTCGCCGCCCGCGCGCCAGTTCTTCACGCGCCTGGCAACGGCCGTCACGCGCGCGATGAGCGAGAACCTCGCCGATGGTCACGTCTTTCGCGTCGACCTTCGGCTGCGGCCCGAGGGCATCAACGGCGAAGCGGTCACCACGGTCGACGCTGCTGTGCTGTACTACGAGGGCTGGGGCGACACCTGGGAACGCGGCGCGCTGGCCAAGGCGCGGCCGGTGGCCGGCGACAGAAAGCTCGGCCAGTCCTACATCGATGAGCTCGAGCCGTTCATCTACCGGCGGCATCTGGATTTCCAGACCATCGAAGACATCCGCAACATGAAGGACCGCATCGACGCGGAGCTGATCCTGCTGGCGCCGGGCACACGCAACGTCAAGATCGGCCGCGGCGGCATCCGCGAGCTGGAATTCGTCGCGCAGGTTCTGCAGCTCATCCACGGCGGTCATGCTCCCGCCGTGCGCGGCGCGGGCACCCGTGCCGCCATTGCTGCGCTGGAAAAGGAGGGCTTTCTATCCTCGGAGGAAGCCCGCGACCTGCTGTCGGCCTACACGTTCCTGCGCAACGTCGAGCACGCGATCCAGATCGAGGAGAAGCGTCAGACCCAGACGCTGCCGCAAACCGAAGAAGGCCTTCGATGGCTCGCGCGTCGTCTGGGCTATGGCACCGGACGGCGCGGTGCGCCCGGCGCGCGCGACGACCGCGGCGAGCCGCTCGACGAGATCGCCGCCTTCGAGCACGACTGGGACCGGCACACGCGGCGCGTGCACGAGTTGTTCGTGCGCTTTCTCGAGCTGCGCATCGAAGGCGCGCCCCGCCAGCGCGCCGCCGATCCCGTCTCATTGGCGGTGCTGGGGCAGATCAGCGAGGGACATTTCGAGGAAGCTGGCGCGCTGCTCGCACGCATGGGCATTCCGGGCGGCGAGCAGGCGGCGCACAACCTGGCGCGCATCTACCGCGGACGGCTGCGCGGGCCGGCAAGCCCGCAGCGGCGGCGCGCCGTCGAAGCGCTGGCGCCGGCGCTGCTCGATGCCGTGGCGCGTTCGTCCGATCCCGAGCGCGCGCTCGATGGGCTCGTCGAGTTCCTCATCCGCACCGGTGCCCATACGAGCTACCTGGCACTGCTCGGGAGCTCGCCGAAGACCATGGAGATCCTGGTCTCGTTGTTCGCGAGCAGCCCGTATCTGGCCGGCCATCTCGTCGGGCATCCCGAGCTGCTCGACTCGATGGTCCGCGCCGATGCAGCCAGCGCCGAAGCGACCACCGGGCGGCTCGAGCAGGCGCTGGAGGCGATGCTGCCGGCCGACCGCGCCGATGAAGAGGCGGTGATGGCGGCGCTGCGCCGATTCCGCATCGGCGAGCTGTTGCGCGTGGGTCTCAACGATCTCTCCGGCACGCTCGACACCGATGCGGTGCATCGTTCGCTGTCGACGATCGCCGAGGTCTCCCTGTCCGCTTCCGCCGAGCTGGCACGGACGCTGGTGCAGAGGCGGATGCCCGGGCCCTGGCAGCGGCTGACGCTTGCGGTGATCGGAATGGGCAAGCTCGGCGCCCGCGAGATGTCGTATGGCTCCGATCTCGATCTCATCTTCGTCTACGACAGCGGCTCGGGCGGTTACGATGCCGATGCGCACGTTCTGGCGACCAAATGGGTGCAAAAGCTGATCTCGCTCCTGAGCTCGCGCACGCGCGACGGCGTCGTCTACGAGGTCGATGCGCGGCTGCGCCCTTCGGGGCGCAGCGGGCCTCTGGTGACTTCGCTGGAGCGCTTTCTCGAATACCATTCGGGCGAAGCGGATCTGTGGGAGCGGCAGGCGCTGATCCGCGCGCGCGTCGTCTACTGCTCCGCATCGCCACACGCTCCTTCGTCGCTCGCGCCAGCCATCGAGGAGGCGATGGCCAGGCGCATCTGGTCGGAAGGACTGGACGAGGCTGGCATGCGCGAGATCGCCGATCTTCGAGCGCGCGTGGAGAACGAGCTGGCCGGTGAAGGCCGCTCGCGCTTCAACATCAAGACGGGCCGCGGCGGCATCGTCGATGTGGAGTTTCTCGTTCAGATGCTTCAGCTCCGTTATGGCCACGACCACGAAGAGGTACGGCAGCGATCGACGCTCGACGCGATCGACGCGCTTCGCCGCATCGGCGCGCTCGGTGAGGCCGATGCCGAGGAGCTGGCGCGCCACTACCGTTTTCTTCGACGGCTGGAAGCGCGGCTGCGGCTGGAGCGTGATCGTCCGGTCGAGGAGATCGGCACCGAGGCGGCGGCGCTGGCGCCGCTGGCCACGCGCCTGGGCATCGAGCAGGACGATCCGGGAGCCGCTCTGCTGGATGCATACACGGCCACGCGCGAGGCGGTGCGCGCCATCTACGACCGTCACTTCTCCTCATCACGTTGA
- a CDS encoding branched-chain amino acid transaminase: protein MEKAKSIWMNGTLVPWDEAKVHVLTHTLHYGLGAFEGIRCYDCGGGRSAVFRLREHLVRLDQSCRILGIECPYSVEELTQACLETIRDNGLRACYIRPLVYVAEGEMGLGSATVNPVHVSIACWAWGSYLGDEGLANGIRVRTASFQRMHVNTLMTKAKAVGHYVNSILASVEARRAGYDEALMLDVDGYAAEGCGENLFIVRGARVKTPPIGTVLEGITRDTAIALLRGRGIEVVEERFTRDEVYIADEAFMTGTAAEITPLQSLDDRRIGQGRPGPVTTALQEEYFATLRGKRPEHSAWLTYL, encoded by the coding sequence GTGGAAAAAGCCAAATCCATCTGGATGAACGGGACCCTGGTGCCTTGGGACGAGGCCAAGGTCCACGTTCTCACCCACACGCTTCACTATGGTCTGGGCGCCTTCGAAGGCATTCGCTGCTACGACTGCGGCGGCGGCCGCTCGGCCGTCTTTCGCCTGCGAGAGCATCTGGTGCGGCTCGATCAATCGTGCCGCATCCTCGGCATCGAGTGCCCGTATTCGGTCGAGGAACTGACGCAGGCCTGCCTGGAAACGATCCGCGACAACGGCCTGCGCGCCTGCTACATCCGGCCGCTCGTCTATGTGGCCGAGGGCGAGATGGGGCTCGGCTCGGCAACCGTCAATCCCGTGCACGTCAGCATCGCCTGTTGGGCATGGGGCTCCTATCTGGGCGATGAAGGCCTGGCCAACGGCATTCGCGTGCGCACCGCCAGCTTTCAGCGCATGCACGTCAACACGCTGATGACCAAAGCCAAGGCCGTCGGCCACTACGTCAATTCGATCCTGGCCAGCGTCGAGGCGCGCCGCGCCGGCTACGACGAAGCGCTGATGCTGGACGTGGACGGCTACGCGGCCGAAGGCTGCGGGGAGAATCTCTTCATCGTGCGCGGCGCACGGGTGAAGACGCCGCCCATCGGCACGGTGCTCGAAGGCATCACGCGCGACACGGCCATCGCGCTGCTGCGCGGCCGCGGCATCGAGGTCGTCGAGGAGAGGTTCACGCGCGACGAGGTATATATCGCCGACGAAGCGTTCATGACGGGCACCGCCGCCGAGATCACGCCTCTGCAGTCCCTCGATGACCGTCGCATAGGGCAGGGCAGGCCGGGACCGGTCACGACCGCGCTGCAGGAGGAATACTTCGCGACCTTGCGCGGCAAGCGGCCGGAGCATTCCGCATGGCTGACCTACCTCTGA
- a CDS encoding rhomboid family intramembrane serine protease produces MPIGVKRLIIANVAVFVLQLATDSWLTQKFGLKPALVVDDFELWRLFTYQFLHGGVVHLALNMLMLWMFGSELEHRWGHRFFTKYYFVCAVGGGLAFTLVQWGEWVTSVGASGAIYGVLMAYALWFPNRQVYLYFLFPIRVRYLVIFLILLELIQAIDATGTVAHTAHLGGMAFGYGYLRWYGMRGLESFAIPRPADLRRAYARWKLRRLQKRRFGQGPTGPTYH; encoded by the coding sequence GTGCCGATCGGCGTCAAGCGGCTGATCATCGCCAACGTCGCGGTCTTCGTCCTGCAGCTGGCCACCGACTCGTGGCTGACGCAGAAGTTCGGCCTGAAGCCGGCGCTCGTCGTCGACGACTTCGAGCTGTGGCGCCTGTTCACCTACCAGTTCCTGCACGGCGGGGTCGTGCACCTGGCGCTGAACATGCTGATGCTGTGGATGTTCGGCTCCGAGCTCGAGCATCGCTGGGGGCACCGCTTCTTCACGAAGTACTATTTCGTGTGCGCCGTCGGGGGCGGACTTGCCTTCACGCTGGTGCAGTGGGGCGAATGGGTGACGAGCGTGGGCGCCTCCGGCGCCATCTACGGCGTCCTCATGGCGTACGCGTTGTGGTTCCCGAACCGGCAGGTCTACCTGTACTTCCTGTTTCCGATCCGGGTCCGCTACCTGGTGATCTTCCTGATCCTGCTCGAACTGATCCAGGCCATCGACGCCACCGGCACCGTCGCTCATACCGCGCACCTTGGCGGAATGGCGTTCGGCTACGGTTACCTTCGCTGGTACGGGATGCGCGGACTGGAGTCGTTCGCGATCCCACGCCCCGCCGATCTGCGGCGCGCGTACGCGCGCTGGAAGCTGCGCCGGTTGCAGAAGCGACGGTTCGGCCAAGGCCCGACCGGCCCGACCTACCACTGA
- a CDS encoding alpha/beta hydrolase → MPCVENSFEGTGGVPIFYRVWQPEGRPRALFILVHGMGEHSGRYDPVARFLAGRGLVVWALDHRGHGRSGGELGTVERFEHFLDDLEAFHRRALEVHPDLPTVLFGHSMGGLIVTPYLLERPLRPDLVVLSGPALVPILDPHDNTIDPTRLSRDPEAWKAYLEDPLILRERVQQGLFVALAEGLATIVGRAAELDHPILLLHGSADRLCSAEGAKAFLESSSSRDLTIKIYPDGRHEMLNEINRDEVLEDMWAWLDARLPR, encoded by the coding sequence ATGCCCTGCGTCGAAAACAGCTTCGAAGGGACGGGAGGCGTTCCGATTTTCTATCGCGTCTGGCAGCCGGAGGGTCGGCCGCGGGCGCTGTTCATCCTGGTCCATGGCATGGGCGAGCACAGCGGGCGTTATGACCCCGTGGCCCGTTTCCTGGCCGGCCGCGGCCTGGTTGTCTGGGCCCTGGACCATCGCGGTCACGGCCGGTCGGGCGGCGAGCTGGGGACAGTGGAGCGCTTCGAGCACTTCCTCGACGACCTGGAGGCCTTCCACCGGCGTGCGCTGGAGGTCCATCCGGACCTGCCGACGGTCCTGTTCGGCCATTCCATGGGCGGCCTGATCGTCACGCCGTATCTGCTGGAGCGTCCGCTGCGGCCGGACCTCGTGGTCCTTTCCGGCCCGGCCCTGGTCCCGATCCTGGACCCCCACGACAACACGATCGACCCGACGCGGCTGTCCCGCGACCCCGAAGCCTGGAAAGCCTACCTGGAGGACCCCCTGATCCTGCGCGAGCGCGTGCAGCAGGGGCTCTTCGTCGCCCTCGCCGAGGGCCTGGCGACGATCGTCGGCCGCGCCGCCGAGCTCGACCATCCCATCCTGCTGCTGCACGGATCGGCCGATCGTCTGTGCAGCGCCGAAGGGGCGAAGGCGTTCCTCGAATCGTCGTCGAGCCGCGATCTGACGATCAAGATCTACCCGGATGGCCGGCACGAGATGCTCAACGAGATCAATCGCGACGAGGTTCTCGAGGACATGTGGGCGTGGCTGGATGCGCGCCTTCCCAGGTAG
- a CDS encoding sulfotransferase: MEDNVMFVVGSPRSGSTMLARMISSHSQIYGRPEPHLLTPLAHLGYYGNVDKAPYDHVLAAESTKEFVADLPRGEQDYIDACRAYCDTLYGRMLATKPDKKIFLDKTPAYALVLDFIARIYPNARYVVLTRHPLAVFSSYAESFFDSDYQTAHQYNPLLERYVPAIAKFLRERKVPIFHVVYEKLVADPEPMLRGIFEFVGVPHEESAVEYGKHKHEAKGLGDPIGVAKHSRPSTESIDKWAVEIASDPARLALCRDMIARLDPADLALWGHPLETLWDPLERAAASGRKPAPKKLDRYRLERRAIVTLRAQVQKSPQLRKLLQRVRLASDVLLRE; encoded by the coding sequence ATGGAAGACAACGTAATGTTCGTGGTCGGCTCGCCGCGTTCGGGCTCGACGATGCTTGCGCGCATGATCTCCTCGCACTCGCAGATCTACGGGCGCCCCGAGCCGCATCTGCTGACGCCGCTGGCGCATCTCGGCTACTACGGCAACGTCGACAAGGCTCCTTACGATCACGTCCTGGCAGCTGAATCGACCAAGGAATTCGTCGCCGACCTTCCGCGAGGCGAACAGGACTACATCGACGCGTGCCGCGCCTATTGCGACACGCTGTACGGTCGCATGCTCGCGACCAAGCCGGACAAGAAGATCTTCCTGGACAAGACGCCGGCGTATGCACTGGTGCTGGATTTCATCGCGCGCATCTATCCGAACGCGAGATATGTGGTCCTGACCCGGCATCCTCTGGCGGTGTTCAGCTCGTATGCGGAGTCGTTCTTCGACAGCGACTACCAGACGGCGCACCAGTACAATCCGCTGCTGGAGCGCTACGTGCCCGCGATCGCCAAGTTCCTTCGCGAGCGCAAGGTGCCCATCTTCCACGTCGTCTACGAGAAGCTGGTGGCCGATCCCGAGCCGATGCTGCGCGGGATCTTCGAGTTCGTGGGTGTGCCGCACGAGGAATCGGCGGTCGAGTACGGCAAGCACAAGCACGAGGCCAAAGGTCTCGGCGATCCGATCGGCGTGGCCAAGCATTCGCGTCCGAGCACCGAGTCGATCGACAAATGGGCCGTCGAGATTGCCAGCGACCCCGCGCGGCTCGCGCTTTGCCGCGACATGATCGCACGCCTGGATCCGGCCGATCTCGCGCTATGGGGCCATCCGCTCGAAACGCTGTGGGATCCTCTGGAACGCGCCGCGGCCAGCGGCAGGAAGCCGGCACCGAAGAAGCTCGATCGCTATCGCCTCGAGCGACGCGCCATCGTCACGTTGCGGGCGCAGGTGCAGAAGAGTCCGCAGCTTCGCAAGCTGTTGCAGAGAGTGCGGCTGGCTTCGGACGTGCTGCTCCGCGAGTAG